A single Thermomicrobiales bacterium DNA region contains:
- the ureB gene encoding urease subunit beta — translation MIPGEIIRRDEPIIINAGLPVTTLDITNTGKLPVHITAHFHVFEANPCLAFDRLAAWGMRLDVPSDGAVRLEPGATVSVNLVPIGGDRNVYGFQGVVNGSLDQNDPAEALARLIERGFQHVPKDTSADL, via the coding sequence ATGATCCCCGGCGAGATCATCCGTCGCGACGAGCCGATCATCATCAACGCAGGTCTGCCAGTGACGACGCTCGACATCACCAATACCGGCAAGCTGCCGGTGCACATCACCGCGCACTTCCACGTCTTCGAGGCCAACCCCTGCCTGGCGTTCGACCGTCTGGCTGCCTGGGGCATGCGGCTGGATGTGCCGTCAGACGGTGCGGTGCGGCTGGAGCCGGGGGCAACGGTCAGCGTGAACCTGGTGCCCATCGGCGGGGATCGCAACGTCTACGGCTTTCAGGGCGTCGTAAACGGGTCTCTCGACCAGAACGATCCCGCCGAAGCACTCGCGCGGCTCATCGAGCGCGGATTTCAGCACGTCCCGAAGGACACATCTGCCGACCTATGA
- a CDS encoding response regulator transcription factor yields the protein MNATEQADILIVEDDRAIASAVRRGLAFEGYKVTVAESGGQALNLARDNMPDLVVLDIMIPGIDGLEVCRRLRAAGEEVPILMLTARDEVADRVAGLDAGADDYLVKPFAFEELVARIRALLRRRDRREEESLSLGGEILRYGDLSLDTTTRFAHRGQRRIDLTTREFDLLMLFLRHPNQVLPRDVIMERVWGYDFPGESNVLEVYVKNLRRLLEADGESRLLQTVRGAGYVLRRD from the coding sequence ATGAACGCGACTGAGCAGGCCGACATTCTCATCGTCGAAGATGACCGGGCCATCGCCTCGGCGGTTCGTCGTGGGCTCGCATTCGAGGGCTACAAGGTGACGGTCGCAGAGTCCGGCGGTCAGGCGCTGAATCTGGCACGAGACAACATGCCTGACCTGGTCGTGCTCGACATCATGATCCCCGGAATCGACGGGCTCGAAGTCTGTCGTCGCCTACGAGCCGCTGGCGAAGAAGTCCCCATCCTGATGCTGACCGCGCGCGATGAAGTCGCCGACCGGGTCGCCGGACTCGACGCTGGTGCCGATGACTACCTCGTCAAGCCGTTCGCCTTCGAGGAGTTGGTCGCGCGCATCCGGGCACTGCTGCGCAGGCGCGACCGACGCGAGGAGGAATCGCTCAGTCTGGGTGGCGAGATCCTGCGCTACGGCGATCTCTCGCTCGACACGACGACCCGCTTTGCCCACCGCGGCCAGCGCCGGATCGATCTGACGACGCGCGAATTTGATCTGCTGATGCTCTTCCTGCGCCACCCGAATCAGGTTCTGCCGCGCGATGTGATCATGGAGCGCGTGTGGGGCTACGACTTCCCCGGCGAGTCGAACGTGCTGGAAGTCTATGTGAAGAATCTGCGACGCCTGCTTGAGGCGGACGGCGAGAGTCGCCTGCTGCAAACTGTTCGCGGGGCGGGGTACGTCCTGCGACGAGACTAG
- a CDS encoding sensor histidine kinase, which yields MTVVDQPLSQALHTQRIDSRAALQLSGVPLLAARGICVVLAIAAIWLSVLRSLTLFHDNRGSWLNTFFNHVQVQQALDDKRVYAALTALAVLFVMRLIVLLLCAAMIVRRCRELIAFVVAALLISAAGADYPPNYFAMLDTHPAHAYIGLAIDLCFMFTLVTLFYIFPDGRFVPGWTTVPSALWLGVLIWTFFITKSLEGTSPLVALAPPIILIPTAIGAQSHRYRRMASLVERQQIKWFLGSLGIFLFVFISGNMMLGIVGGFDADASSATVQRSWLLFEIVATAATLCVPIGVVIAVLRFRLFTIDVILNRALIYGGLSVAIVGLYAGIVGYLGTLFRSGGNLAISLVATTIVALAFQPIRNRLQLGANRLLYGRRDDPYAVLVQLGQRLGETLAPETILPTIAETVREALRLPYAAVALDRDGQLVTVSSAGTPAPIAMNLPLMYQHERVGALLLAPRVASTAFDSTDLRLLNDLAHQSGVAVYAVRLNAELQRARERLVTTREEERRRLRRDLHDGLGPTLGGLALKLDVAETLIEHDPVKAQDLVRSLREQVQEATVEIRRLVYLLRPPAIDDLGLIGALRTELARYDDATMSIELIAPTDLPALPAAVEVAAYRIVQEAVTNAVRHAEATHCHVRIGVDEAALYLIITDNGCGLSNPGGRNGVGLVSMNERSAELGGSIDICAAEGGGTCVKSRLPFAQDRA from the coding sequence ATGACCGTCGTCGACCAGCCTCTGTCTCAGGCCCTCCACACGCAGCGCATCGACAGCCGCGCAGCGCTGCAACTCTCTGGTGTGCCGCTCCTGGCAGCACGCGGTATCTGCGTTGTTCTGGCTATCGCTGCGATCTGGTTAAGCGTTCTACGAAGTCTGACCTTGTTCCACGACAATCGCGGCAGTTGGCTGAACACGTTCTTCAACCACGTCCAGGTACAGCAGGCACTCGACGACAAACGCGTCTACGCTGCCCTCACTGCCTTGGCGGTCCTGTTCGTCATGCGGCTCATCGTCCTGCTTCTGTGTGCGGCAATGATCGTGCGACGTTGTCGCGAACTGATCGCGTTTGTCGTAGCCGCGCTGCTGATCAGTGCCGCCGGAGCAGACTATCCACCCAACTACTTCGCAATGCTCGACACTCATCCCGCACACGCATACATCGGCCTCGCAATAGACCTCTGCTTCATGTTCACACTCGTAACACTGTTCTACATTTTTCCAGATGGTCGCTTCGTCCCAGGCTGGACAACCGTGCCGAGTGCGTTATGGCTTGGTGTGCTCATCTGGACCTTCTTTATCACCAAATCGCTGGAAGGCACAAGCCCGCTTGTCGCTCTCGCTCCACCGATCATCCTGATTCCGACCGCAATCGGCGCCCAATCCCATCGCTATCGGCGGATGGCGAGCCTCGTTGAGAGGCAACAGATCAAGTGGTTTCTCGGGAGTCTGGGAATCTTTTTGTTCGTCTTCATTTCGGGGAACATGATGCTGGGCATCGTTGGGGGCTTTGATGCGGATGCGTCCAGCGCGACTGTCCAGCGCAGCTGGCTCCTGTTCGAAATCGTTGCGACCGCCGCGACTCTGTGTGTCCCGATCGGCGTTGTGATCGCCGTCCTGAGGTTCCGGTTGTTCACGATTGATGTCATTCTGAACCGGGCACTGATTTATGGTGGACTGAGCGTCGCGATCGTTGGACTGTACGCTGGCATCGTCGGCTACCTTGGAACACTGTTTCGCAGTGGTGGCAATCTCGCCATATCTCTGGTCGCGACAACAATCGTCGCGCTGGCCTTTCAACCAATTCGAAACCGACTACAGCTCGGCGCGAACCGCTTGTTGTACGGCAGGCGCGATGATCCCTACGCCGTTCTGGTTCAGCTTGGGCAGCGTCTTGGAGAAACGTTGGCCCCAGAAACGATCCTCCCAACGATTGCCGAAACGGTTCGCGAAGCACTGCGCCTGCCCTACGCTGCCGTTGCCCTGGATCGAGACGGGCAACTGGTCACGGTATCCTCCGCTGGGACGCCGGCTCCGATCGCGATGAACTTGCCACTTATGTATCAACACGAACGTGTCGGCGCGCTCCTGCTTGCTCCGCGTGTTGCCAGCACCGCATTTGATTCGACCGATCTTCGATTGCTGAACGATCTGGCTCACCAGTCCGGTGTGGCAGTGTATGCGGTTCGGCTGAATGCTGAGCTCCAGCGTGCTCGCGAGCGGCTTGTCACAACACGTGAAGAAGAGCGGCGGAGGCTCCGACGAGATCTGCACGACGGGTTGGGGCCGACGCTCGGAGGGCTAGCCCTGAAGCTCGACGTTGCGGAAACACTGATAGAACACGATCCGGTCAAGGCACAAGACCTGGTACGCAGCCTCCGAGAGCAAGTCCAAGAGGCAACGGTGGAAATTCGCCGCCTTGTGTATCTACTTCGCCCACCCGCAATCGACGATCTGGGGCTGATTGGAGCATTACGTACAGAACTCGCGCGCTACGACGACGCGACGATGTCGATCGAGCTCATTGCGCCAACTGATCTTCCAGCGCTACCGGCAGCGGTTGAGGTCGCGGCATATCGCATCGTGCAGGAGGCCGTGACGAATGCGGTCCGTCATGCAGAAGCGACGCATTGTCACGTCCGGATTGGCGTAGACGAGGCAGCGCTGTATCTGATAATCACTGACAACGGCTGCGGATTGTCAAACCCGGGGGGCCGGAATGGTGTCGGTCTTGTTTCGATGAACGAACGATCTGCCGAGCTGGGCGGCAGCATTGACATTTGTGCTGCGGAAGGCGGTGGGACATGCGTGAAGTCGCGCTTGCCTTTCGCTCAAGATCGAGCCTGA
- a CDS encoding insulinase family protein: MTVATTSPRNETTDFYRKTTLPNGVRIVTSPMDHVHSATIVFNYNVGSRWEAESQAGISHVLEHMLFKGTERRPDPATISEEIEGVGGILNAATGRESTNYWAKVPAGRLDLAFDVLADILRNSTFPDDELEKERLVIFEEIRGIVDTPDDLVHDVIDEVIWDNQPVGRSIIGTEETVGSVRSDDLRAYLDTFYRPERLVIAVAGKVDHDHVVELADRCFGDMSASAPIELLPSVFQHTAPAIRVVNRPTEQAHLCIGHPALPYTDERRYSQGMIDAILSSGMSSRLFQEIRERRGLVYSVFGYFRQYADVGQGVVYAGTDLQRIDETIDAILVELNKIRTTAVSEEELRRTKDLRKGRLLMGLEDSRSVAGWIGSQELTFGEILTPEEVMERIEAVDAESMLELARDLIRGEALSLAIVGPYDDEQHFRDRLKF; encoded by the coding sequence GTGACCGTAGCGACCACCAGCCCACGCAACGAGACCACAGATTTCTACCGCAAGACGACGCTACCGAATGGCGTCCGGATCGTGACCAGCCCGATGGACCATGTCCACTCGGCCACGATCGTCTTCAACTACAACGTCGGCTCGCGCTGGGAGGCAGAGTCACAGGCCGGTATCTCACACGTCCTGGAGCACATGCTGTTCAAGGGCACCGAGCGACGGCCAGACCCGGCCACGATCTCGGAAGAGATCGAAGGGGTCGGCGGCATCCTCAACGCAGCGACTGGGCGCGAAAGCACGAACTATTGGGCGAAGGTGCCCGCCGGTCGCCTTGATCTGGCGTTTGATGTTCTCGCCGACATCCTTCGAAACTCAACGTTTCCCGACGATGAGCTCGAAAAGGAGCGCCTCGTCATCTTCGAGGAGATCCGTGGGATCGTCGACACGCCGGACGATCTTGTCCACGACGTGATCGACGAGGTGATCTGGGACAACCAGCCGGTTGGCCGCTCGATCATCGGCACTGAAGAGACTGTTGGATCGGTCCGCTCCGATGACCTGCGCGCCTACCTCGACACGTTCTATCGCCCGGAGCGCCTCGTTATCGCTGTTGCCGGTAAGGTGGACCACGATCATGTCGTTGAGCTCGCCGACCGTTGCTTTGGCGATATGTCGGCCTCGGCACCGATTGAGCTCCTGCCGTCCGTCTTTCAACACACCGCGCCAGCCATTCGCGTCGTGAATCGCCCGACCGAGCAAGCGCATCTCTGCATCGGCCACCCGGCCCTGCCCTACACCGACGAGCGGCGCTACTCGCAGGGCATGATCGACGCAATCCTCTCCAGCGGCATGAGCTCGCGGCTGTTCCAGGAGATCCGTGAGCGGCGCGGGCTGGTCTATTCCGTCTTCGGTTACTTCCGCCAATACGCTGACGTCGGCCAGGGCGTCGTCTACGCCGGCACCGATCTGCAGCGTATCGACGAGACGATCGACGCGATTCTCGTTGAGCTGAACAAGATCCGAACGACCGCGGTTTCGGAAGAAGAGCTGCGCCGAACGAAGGATCTGCGTAAAGGTCGCTTGCTCATGGGCCTCGAAGACTCACGCTCAGTGGCAGGCTGGATCGGCTCGCAGGAGCTGACCTTCGGCGAGATCCTGACACCGGAGGAAGTCATGGAGCGCATCGAGGCGGTGGATGCCGAATCGATGCTGGAGCTCGCCCGCGACCTGATTCGCGGAGAGGCGCTGTCGCTGGCGATTGTCGGGCCGTACGATGATGAGCAACATTTCCGCGACCGACTCAAGTTCTGA
- a CDS encoding C45 family autoproteolytic acyltransferase/hydrolase: MNATDVMSAPQVGGRTFPKFHFSGSHLQIGEQFGEACSEYIHRHLDKAMTRLDQRSSLDRETALDLAMAYRPWVQRYAPFFDDEIQGVARGAASLPEAYLLQLRAEVATPVDPDDTAECTTFAVQPEATSNGIGMVGQNADLPAFYGEIAIVAEIVPDDAPRVLMLMPAGQVSYIGINDRGLGVFANFVTCDGWRRGFPRYFLSRLALTHDTVDEAIEAVRGVRRASSRNLIMLDGRGVAADLETTASRDARLDPVDGILAHANHYVADDLLEEERSSEEYVGNSRARMTQMQALLSERRGSLNADEMETVMRDRTCYPDAICRMPDDKQGSDVITFASVIAEPSEGRMRVAVGPPNENPYVQHAFS; encoded by the coding sequence ATGAACGCGACCGATGTCATGAGCGCTCCCCAGGTGGGGGGACGAACGTTCCCGAAGTTCCACTTTTCCGGCAGCCACCTGCAGATCGGCGAGCAATTTGGCGAGGCATGCTCCGAGTACATCCATCGTCATCTCGATAAGGCGATGACGCGGCTGGATCAGCGCTCGTCGCTGGATCGCGAGACAGCCCTCGATCTTGCGATGGCATATCGCCCGTGGGTGCAACGCTACGCACCGTTCTTCGATGACGAGATCCAGGGTGTCGCCCGCGGCGCGGCCTCGCTGCCGGAGGCGTATCTGCTGCAGTTGCGCGCTGAAGTTGCCACGCCGGTCGATCCTGACGACACGGCAGAATGCACTACGTTCGCTGTCCAGCCCGAAGCGACCAGCAACGGCATCGGGATGGTTGGGCAGAACGCCGACCTACCCGCGTTCTACGGCGAGATCGCGATTGTCGCTGAGATCGTGCCGGACGACGCGCCACGTGTCCTGATGCTCATGCCGGCCGGCCAGGTGTCCTACATCGGCATCAACGATCGTGGCCTCGGCGTCTTCGCCAACTTCGTCACCTGCGATGGCTGGCGACGCGGCTTCCCTCGCTACTTCCTGTCGCGGCTCGCGCTGACTCACGACACGGTTGACGAAGCGATTGAGGCTGTCCGCGGCGTCCGCCGCGCCTCATCACGCAACCTCATCATGCTCGACGGTCGCGGCGTCGCTGCCGATCTGGAGACGACTGCTTCGCGCGACGCGCGGCTCGATCCGGTCGACGGCATTCTGGCGCACGCGAACCACTATGTCGCGGACGACCTGCTTGAAGAGGAGCGCTCGTCTGAGGAATACGTCGGCAACTCCCGGGCACGTATGACGCAGATGCAGGCATTGCTGAGCGAGCGGCGCGGCAGTCTGAATGCAGACGAGATGGAGACGGTCATGCGTGACCGCACCTGCTATCCGGACGCAATTTGCCGCATGCCCGACGACAAGCAGGGCAGCGATGTCATCACCTTCGCCTCGGTGATTGCCGAGCCATCCGAGGGTCGTATGCGTGTTGCCGTTGGGCCGCCAAACGAGAATCCCTACGTCCAGCACGCCTTCTCATAG
- a CDS encoding HD domain-containing protein, with product MYEPAQMPMSLTMILATQAPDDADRIAYAFQFAAQAHLGQLRDEGTPFIEHPVAVATILWSELGCRDADMLVAALMHDVLEDSPEIEPSIIADLIGLRSFELVEAVTKPPVPDSEKPARDRAYLDRIRDASADVRLLKLADRIHNLRQVVRAGDPAKARRYLDVSRQEFYPLALATSAAAARLIAAACDDIERYLNMQANEVGSG from the coding sequence GTGTACGAACCGGCGCAAATGCCGATGTCACTGACGATGATTCTCGCGACGCAGGCACCGGACGATGCTGATCGCATCGCCTACGCTTTCCAGTTCGCGGCGCAGGCTCATCTCGGCCAGTTGCGTGACGAGGGCACGCCGTTCATCGAGCATCCGGTTGCAGTTGCCACGATTCTCTGGAGTGAGCTCGGCTGTCGGGATGCCGACATGCTCGTCGCCGCACTGATGCACGATGTCCTTGAGGATAGCCCCGAAATTGAGCCGTCGATTATTGCAGATCTCATCGGCCTACGCTCATTCGAGCTGGTCGAGGCTGTCACAAAGCCGCCAGTTCCAGATTCTGAAAAGCCGGCGCGCGACCGTGCTTACCTCGATCGGATTCGGGATGCTTCGGCGGATGTCCGCCTGCTCAAGCTCGCAGATCGCATCCACAATCTTCGGCAGGTGGTCCGGGCAGGTGACCCGGCCAAGGCACGACGCTATCTGGATGTCAGCCGCCAGGAGTTCTATCCGCTGGCGCTCGCGACCAGCGCCGCTGCCGCCCGCCTGATCGCGGCCGCTTGCGATGATATTGAACGTTATCTCAACATGCAGGCGAACGAGGTCGGAAGTGGCTGA
- a CDS encoding ATP-binding protein has translation MPIRLRIVLATAMLIAVSLLILGGGVYVTMSRHLHSSLDDRLKSVYRSYQSNLQEQPDAWYLPGTPYIVIPPDLDPNTFASSGLYIQILDVNGIVQDRSTNLGTNVIQIQGDAFQRNVRGETVRYTLSTDSGRLRVLSGPLYNPSRNETSVIQIAEPLAPVERTLGALQQTLLIGSALAILLLAAGAWVISEGALSPLSRMSHTARAIGNTRDLSQRIDPPKTHDELQLLAETFNDMLARLEETFNAQRRFVADASHELRTPLTALRANSEIMLRQIDSGILDSDDLREGLTDVRDEVDRMTRLVQHLLTLARADVGWRPEMEPVDLIEIVRDAGRFATPLAHGRSFEISLPYAEDGSEPQIIVDGNPDQLRQLILILLDNAFNYSTEDGDVSLALDCDGDEAIIAVADSGPGISEEHLQRIFERFYRAEAARSRGYGGAGLGLSIARWIVSIHHGQIDVESEIDDGTIFRIRLPRTTTSEPPIEVAALHDPVLT, from the coding sequence ATGCCCATTCGCCTCCGCATCGTTCTTGCAACCGCAATGCTCATCGCCGTTTCGCTGCTCATCCTCGGCGGCGGCGTCTATGTCACGATGTCCCGCCATCTGCACAGCAGCCTCGACGATCGGCTGAAGTCCGTCTATCGGAGCTATCAGAGTAATCTTCAAGAGCAGCCGGACGCGTGGTACCTTCCAGGTACCCCCTACATTGTCATCCCCCCGGATCTCGACCCAAATACATTTGCATCATCCGGTCTGTATATTCAGATCCTTGATGTCAACGGCATCGTCCAAGACCGCTCCACCAACCTCGGAACGAATGTGATCCAGATTCAGGGCGATGCGTTCCAGCGCAATGTCCGCGGAGAAACCGTCCGCTACACACTCTCGACCGACAGCGGGCGCTTGCGAGTTCTGTCCGGCCCGCTGTACAACCCATCCCGCAACGAGACGTCAGTCATCCAGATTGCTGAGCCGCTCGCGCCGGTCGAGCGCACGCTCGGCGCACTGCAACAAACGCTGCTGATCGGCTCCGCACTGGCAATCCTGCTGCTCGCTGCCGGTGCCTGGGTCATCAGCGAAGGTGCGCTCAGTCCGCTCTCGCGCATGAGCCACACAGCTCGCGCGATCGGCAACACGCGTGACCTGTCGCAACGGATCGATCCACCGAAGACGCACGACGAGCTGCAATTGCTGGCCGAGACGTTCAATGACATGCTGGCGCGTCTGGAAGAGACGTTCAACGCCCAGCGCCGATTCGTGGCTGATGCATCGCATGAACTCCGTACGCCACTGACGGCACTACGAGCCAACAGCGAGATCATGTTGCGGCAGATCGACAGCGGCATTCTCGACAGCGACGATCTCCGCGAAGGCCTGACGGACGTGCGTGACGAGGTCGATCGCATGACGCGCCTCGTCCAGCACCTGCTCACCCTCGCTCGCGCCGATGTTGGCTGGCGTCCGGAGATGGAACCAGTCGATCTGATCGAAATCGTCCGAGACGCAGGACGATTCGCCACTCCGCTGGCGCACGGTCGCTCGTTCGAGATCTCGCTGCCGTATGCCGAGGACGGCAGCGAACCGCAGATCATCGTCGATGGCAACCCCGACCAGCTCCGGCAACTCATCCTCATCCTGCTGGATAACGCGTTCAACTACTCAACCGAGGATGGTGACGTGTCGCTGGCGCTGGATTGCGACGGCGACGAGGCAATCATCGCTGTAGCTGACTCGGGCCCTGGCATCAGTGAGGAACACCTGCAGCGCATCTTTGAACGCTTCTATCGCGCCGAAGCCGCACGATCTCGTGGATATGGCGGGGCGGGTCTTGGCTTGTCTATCGCGCGCTGGATCGTCTCAATCCACCACGGCCAGATCGACGTCGAAAGCGAAATCGATGACGGCACCATCTTCCGCATTCGCCTGCCGCGAACAACCACGTCAGAACCTCCGATTGAAGTAGCGGCACTCCACGACCCGGTGCTGACCTGA
- a CDS encoding urease subunit gamma, whose amino-acid sequence MALTPKETDRLLVFTAAELARKHRARGLLLNYPEAVALVTDEIFDAARAGMAFDAVVEHAQQVLRRSDVMEGVPEMLGIIQVDAMFPDGTRLVTVLNPIRKDEA is encoded by the coding sequence ATGGCCCTGACACCGAAGGAAACTGATCGACTACTGGTATTCACAGCCGCTGAGCTGGCCCGCAAGCATCGCGCTCGCGGCCTGCTGCTCAACTATCCCGAGGCTGTCGCGCTAGTTACCGACGAGATCTTCGACGCGGCGCGCGCCGGCATGGCATTCGACGCGGTCGTGGAACATGCACAGCAGGTGCTGCGCCGGTCCGACGTGATGGAGGGCGTGCCGGAAATGCTGGGAATCATTCAGGTCGACGCGATGTTCCCGGACGGCACGCGGCTGGTGACAGTCCTGAATCCGATTCGAAAGGACGAAGCATGA
- a CDS encoding CinA family protein, protein MAPFPQPVLELAELLGAHLRQRGWTCATAESCTGGGIGYAITSIAGSSDYFMGGIISYSNAAKAQLLGVRQQTLEQVGAVSAECAAEMATGVRGAVGVDLGIASTGIAGPGGATARKPVGLVYIAVSWPDGVEVRELNLSGTRAEIMQLSIHEALALASRILGNTSPS, encoded by the coding sequence ATGGCACCATTTCCGCAACCAGTCCTTGAACTGGCCGAACTGCTCGGAGCACACCTCCGGCAACGCGGCTGGACGTGTGCGACCGCCGAATCGTGTACCGGCGGCGGCATCGGGTACGCCATCACATCGATCGCCGGTTCGTCGGACTACTTCATGGGCGGGATCATTTCGTACTCCAACGCTGCCAAGGCGCAACTGCTGGGAGTGCGGCAGCAGACCTTGGAGCAGGTCGGAGCGGTCAGCGCCGAATGTGCTGCCGAAATGGCAACCGGCGTCCGTGGCGCAGTCGGCGTCGATCTGGGTATCGCCAGCACAGGCATAGCCGGGCCGGGCGGCGCAACCGCCCGCAAACCTGTTGGCCTCGTCTACATCGCCGTGAGCTGGCCTGATGGCGTTGAGGTACGCGAGCTGAACCTGTCAGGAACCCGGGCAGAGATTATGCAATTGTCGATACATGAGGCGCTGGCGCTGGCGTCGCGCATATTGGGGAATACATCACCCAGCTAG
- a CDS encoding response regulator transcription factor, whose protein sequence is MFRDGLRTLLDATPDTEIVGETATGLDVVALAVSLVPDVILMDLQMPGINGIEATRQITATVPHTRVLVVTMFEDDNSVFAAIRAGARGYLLKGAGRDEMLRAIRAVAGGEAIFSSAIAERLLQHFSTSRASKPATATFPELTDRERQILTLLAEGKTNTEIANALFLTNKTVRNYVSNVIAKMQVADRTQAILRARDAGIGINTSDRNGA, encoded by the coding sequence ATGTTTCGGGATGGTCTGCGTACGCTGCTGGACGCAACGCCCGACACGGAGATCGTTGGTGAAACGGCAACCGGGCTGGATGTCGTGGCGCTCGCTGTCTCGCTCGTCCCGGACGTGATTCTGATGGATCTGCAAATGCCGGGCATCAACGGGATAGAAGCAACACGGCAAATCACGGCGACCGTCCCGCATACTCGCGTTCTCGTCGTCACCATGTTCGAGGACGATAACTCCGTGTTTGCGGCGATTCGCGCCGGTGCGCGAGGTTACTTGCTGAAAGGAGCGGGACGCGATGAGATGCTGAGGGCAATTCGTGCAGTTGCTGGAGGTGAAGCGATCTTCAGTTCGGCCATTGCGGAGCGCTTGCTCCAGCACTTTAGCACCAGCCGTGCGAGCAAGCCTGCAACAGCGACATTCCCCGAACTGACCGACCGTGAACGGCAAATCCTGACGCTGCTTGCTGAAGGAAAAACGAATACAGAGATCGCCAATGCGCTGTTTCTGACCAACAAGACCGTCCGCAATTACGTCTCGAATGTGATTGCCAAAATGCAGGTAGCGGACCGAACGCAGGCGATTCTTCGTGCCCGCGACGCGGGGATCGGCATCAACACCAGTGATCGAAATGGTGCGTAG